The following proteins are co-located in the Euzebyales bacterium genome:
- a CDS encoding TetR/AcrR family transcriptional regulator, with protein sequence MSTDRHLPIAGQHPPERTDAARNRVRILAAARGLLRTHTPCDVSIDEIAAAAGVGKGTIYRRFGDRGRLMQALLDEREEAFQAAVLSGDPPLGPGAAAGERLEAFLCALVDQLEEAGDLLAEVETGQQWWTSPPQRFRRLHVRVLLAEARPDLDADPLAETLLAPLTADTYHHLRRTAGYSTERVKEATRTLTAGLLRA encoded by the coding sequence TTGTCAACCGACCGGCACCTGCCGATCGCAGGCCAGCACCCACCGGAGCGCACCGACGCCGCGCGCAACCGCGTGCGGATCCTCGCGGCTGCGCGCGGACTCCTGCGCACGCACACGCCCTGCGACGTGTCGATCGACGAGATCGCGGCCGCCGCGGGGGTCGGCAAGGGCACGATCTACCGACGGTTCGGCGACCGCGGCCGGCTGATGCAGGCATTGCTGGATGAACGCGAGGAGGCTTTCCAGGCCGCGGTGTTGTCGGGCGATCCGCCGCTCGGGCCTGGCGCCGCCGCGGGCGAGCGGCTGGAGGCGTTCCTCTGCGCGCTCGTCGATCAGCTCGAGGAGGCCGGCGACCTGCTGGCCGAGGTCGAGACGGGCCAGCAGTGGTGGACCAGCCCGCCGCAGCGCTTCCGGCGGCTGCACGTCAGGGTGCTCCTCGCCGAGGCGCGGCCAGACCTCGATGCCGACCCCCTCGCCGAGACGCTGCTCGCCCCGCTGACCGCCGACACGTACCATCACCTGCGCAGGACCGCCGGTTACTCCACCGAGCGGGTCAAGGAGGCGACGCGCACGCTGACCGCCGGCCTGCTCCGCGCCTGA
- a CDS encoding carboxyl transferase domain-containing protein, producing MPYADGMRAGTVLSSAADPGSDRFASYAATHRRLVDDLRRQLAVTAEGGGRRARERHVERGKLLPRDRVDALVDPGSPFLELSALAAHGMYDDAAPAAGLITGVGRVSGREVLIVANDATVKGGTYFPVTVKKHLRAQRVAMENRLPCVYLVDSGGAYLPLQDEVFPDRDHFGRIFHNQAVMSKAGIPQIAAVLGSCTAGGAYVPAMSDETVIVREQGTIFLGGPPLVKAATGEEVSAEELGGGHVHAHESGVVDHLADDDAHALAIVRSIVATLGPRPAPPWDVVPPEEPTVDTAGLYGVVPPDNRTSYDVREVIARIVDASLFHEFKARYGETLVCGFARIHGHPVGIVANNGVLFSSSALKGAHFVELCDQRGVPLVFLQNITGFMVGRDYEAGGIAKDGAKMVMAVACTRVPKLTVVIGGSFGAGNYAMAGRAYDPRFVWMWPNARISVMGGEQAATVLATVRRDRIEADGRAWSDEDEAAFKNPIREQYEAQGHPYHATARLWDDGVIDPLDTRMVLGLGLATCANAPLDPAGFGVFRM from the coding sequence ATGCCCTACGCTGACGGCATGCGCGCCGGAACCGTCCTGTCGTCCGCTGCGGACCCCGGGTCCGACCGCTTCGCGTCGTACGCGGCGACGCACCGGCGGCTGGTTGACGACCTGCGGCGCCAGCTGGCGGTCACGGCCGAGGGCGGTGGGAGACGCGCGCGCGAGCGTCACGTCGAGCGCGGCAAGCTGCTGCCCCGCGACCGGGTCGACGCGCTGGTTGACCCCGGCTCGCCGTTCCTGGAGCTGTCGGCGCTCGCGGCACACGGAATGTACGACGACGCCGCACCGGCGGCCGGGCTGATCACCGGTGTGGGCCGGGTCAGCGGTCGCGAGGTCTTGATCGTCGCCAACGACGCGACGGTCAAAGGCGGCACCTACTTCCCCGTCACAGTCAAGAAGCACCTGCGGGCGCAACGCGTGGCGATGGAGAACCGCCTGCCGTGCGTCTACCTCGTCGACTCCGGCGGCGCCTACCTGCCACTGCAGGACGAGGTGTTCCCCGACAGGGACCACTTCGGCAGGATCTTCCACAACCAGGCCGTCATGTCGAAGGCGGGCATCCCGCAGATCGCCGCCGTGCTGGGCAGCTGTACGGCGGGTGGCGCGTACGTGCCGGCGATGAGCGACGAGACCGTCATCGTGCGCGAGCAGGGCACGATCTTCCTAGGTGGACCACCGCTGGTGAAGGCCGCCACCGGAGAGGAGGTGTCGGCCGAGGAGCTCGGCGGCGGCCATGTGCACGCGCACGAGTCCGGCGTCGTCGACCACCTCGCCGACGACGACGCTCACGCCCTGGCGATCGTGCGCTCGATCGTGGCAACCCTCGGGCCGCGGCCGGCACCACCATGGGACGTCGTACCACCTGAGGAACCGACGGTCGACACGGCCGGGCTGTACGGCGTCGTGCCGCCCGACAACCGCACCAGCTACGACGTCCGTGAGGTGATCGCCCGCATCGTCGACGCCAGCCTCTTCCACGAGTTCAAGGCCCGCTACGGCGAGACCCTTGTCTGCGGATTCGCGAGGATCCACGGCCACCCGGTGGGGATCGTCGCGAACAACGGCGTGCTGTTCAGCTCGTCGGCGCTGAAGGGCGCGCACTTCGTCGAGCTGTGCGACCAGCGCGGCGTGCCGCTGGTGTTCCTGCAGAACATCACCGGGTTCATGGTCGGCCGGGACTACGAAGCGGGCGGCATCGCCAAGGACGGCGCCAAGATGGTCATGGCGGTCGCCTGCACCCGGGTGCCGAAGTTGACAGTGGTCATCGGTGGGTCCTTCGGCGCGGGCAACTACGCGATGGCCGGTCGTGCGTACGACCCCCGGTTCGTGTGGATGTGGCCCAACGCGCGCATCTCGGTCATGGGTGGGGAGCAGGCCGCGACCGTGCTCGCCACCGTCCGCCGCGACCGCATCGAGGCCGACGGCAGGGCCTGGTCGGACGAGGACGAGGCTGCGTTCAAGAACCCGATCCGCGAGCAGTACGAGGCGCAGGGGCACCCGTACCATGCCACGGCCCGGCTGTGGGACGACGGCGTGATCGACCCGCTCGACACCCGGATGGTTCTCGGCCTCGGGCTGGCGACGTGCGCGAACGCACCGTTGGACCCGGCGGGCTTCGGGGTGTTCCGCATGTGA
- a CDS encoding AMP-binding protein → MADDVMNMTDYDETRATFSLEVPDRFNYTRDVIDDWAAREPDRLALIAVEADGHTSRHLSFGDLSHRADRTAAFLASLDVGPGDRVFVMLPRVVEWYDVLLGSFKLGAVPMPATTQLQPNDIAYRIERSQAAIAVADAAGADKLDVARERCTDLAHLITTGEAHGDWEALAQGVAGPHDEVTAHDTASDDPLLLYFTSGTTGHPKMVLHTHASYGIGHEITARFWHDLRPDDVHWTVSDTGWAKAAWGKLFGQWSLGCAVLMWNPQGRPDFGVMVGMLAEHGVTTFCAPPTIYRALVQLDLSQYDLSTLRHCTAAGEPLNPETFNAWRDATGTEIHDGYGQTETVNIVANYRCLPIKPGSMGRPTPGFDIAVVDDDLTVLGPGGEGQIAVRVSPERPVGLFAGYWHDDEATAASFRGDWYLTGDRAHVDEDGYFWFVSRDDDIIISAGYRIGPFEVESAIIEHPVVAETAVIGVPDRDRGQVVKAFVVLAADHEPSDELATAIQDHVKSVTAPYKYPRHVEFVDELPKTVSGKVRRVELREGARA, encoded by the coding sequence ATGGCCGACGACGTCATGAACATGACCGACTATGACGAGACGCGCGCGACGTTCTCGCTCGAGGTGCCGGACCGGTTCAACTACACGCGCGACGTGATCGACGACTGGGCAGCGCGTGAGCCCGACCGGCTCGCCCTGATCGCCGTCGAGGCCGATGGCCACACGTCTCGGCACCTGTCGTTCGGCGACCTCAGCCATCGGGCCGACCGCACCGCGGCGTTCCTCGCTTCGCTCGACGTCGGTCCCGGCGACCGCGTCTTCGTCATGCTGCCGCGCGTCGTCGAGTGGTACGACGTGCTTCTGGGCTCCTTCAAGCTCGGCGCCGTGCCGATGCCGGCCACCACGCAGTTGCAGCCCAACGACATCGCCTACCGCATCGAGCGCTCGCAGGCCGCCATCGCGGTCGCTGACGCCGCCGGTGCCGACAAGCTCGACGTCGCCCGCGAACGCTGCACCGACCTCGCGCATCTGATCACGACCGGCGAGGCGCACGGCGACTGGGAGGCACTGGCTCAGGGTGTCGCGGGCCCGCACGACGAGGTCACCGCGCACGACACCGCGTCCGACGACCCACTGCTGCTGTACTTCACCTCGGGCACGACTGGCCACCCGAAGATGGTGCTGCACACCCACGCCTCCTATGGCATCGGCCACGAGATCACAGCACGCTTCTGGCACGACCTGCGACCCGACGACGTCCACTGGACGGTCAGCGACACCGGCTGGGCGAAGGCCGCGTGGGGCAAGCTGTTCGGTCAGTGGTCGTTGGGCTGCGCGGTGCTGATGTGGAACCCGCAGGGCCGTCCCGACTTCGGCGTGATGGTGGGCATGCTGGCCGAGCACGGGGTGACCACGTTCTGCGCGCCGCCGACGATCTACCGCGCCCTCGTGCAGCTCGACCTGTCGCAGTACGACCTCTCCACGCTGCGCCACTGCACCGCCGCCGGCGAGCCACTGAACCCCGAGACGTTCAACGCCTGGCGCGACGCCACGGGCACCGAGATCCACGACGGCTACGGCCAGACCGAGACCGTCAACATCGTGGCGAACTACCGGTGCCTGCCGATCAAGCCCGGTTCGATGGGCAGGCCAACGCCGGGGTTCGACATCGCCGTCGTGGACGACGACCTCACCGTGCTGGGACCCGGTGGCGAGGGTCAGATCGCCGTCCGGGTCAGTCCCGAGCGCCCCGTCGGGTTGTTCGCCGGCTATTGGCACGACGACGAGGCGACCGCGGCGTCCTTCCGTGGCGACTGGTACCTCACGGGCGACCGCGCCCACGTCGATGAGGACGGTTACTTCTGGTTCGTCTCCCGCGACGACGACATCATCATCTCGGCGGGCTACCGAATCGGACCGTTCGAGGTCGAATCCGCGATCATCGAGCATCCCGTTGTCGCCGAGACCGCGGTGATCGGCGTCCCGGACCGCGACCGCGGCCAGGTCGTCAAGGCGTTCGTGGTGCTCGCTGCCGACCACGAGCCGTCCGACGAGCTGGCCACCGCGATCCAGGACCACGTCAAGTCGGTGACCGCACCCTACAAGTACCCGCGGCACGTCGAGTTCGTCGACGAGCTGCCCAAGACGGTGTCGGGCAAGGTCCGTCGCGTCGAGTTGCGCGAGGGCGCCCGCGCGTGA
- a CDS encoding 3-keto-5-aminohexanoate cleavage protein: MRPDGSVIVTCAVTGSAHTPTMNTDMPVTVDEMVEQSVAAADAGAAVIHLHARDPRDGRPSADPGLFREYCSGIKARCDATLSLTTGGGTGQSVDERLQVIRELEPELATCNLGSMNYGLFQMIPRYEGRWKHDWEEPYLESTRHEPFISRFSDIEYMLTTLADETGCRFEFEAYDIGHLYTLAYFA; encoded by the coding sequence ATGCGGCCCGACGGATCCGTGATCGTCACCTGCGCCGTGACGGGCAGTGCCCACACCCCCACGATGAATACGGACATGCCGGTGACGGTCGACGAGATGGTGGAGCAGTCGGTCGCCGCCGCCGACGCCGGTGCGGCGGTCATCCACCTCCACGCGCGTGACCCTCGCGACGGCCGGCCCTCGGCCGACCCCGGGCTGTTCCGGGAGTACTGCTCCGGCATCAAGGCGCGCTGCGACGCGACCCTGTCGCTGACCACCGGTGGGGGCACCGGCCAGTCGGTCGACGAGCGCCTGCAGGTCATCCGCGAGCTCGAGCCCGAGCTGGCGACCTGCAACCTCGGGTCGATGAACTACGGGCTGTTCCAGATGATCCCCCGCTACGAGGGCCGGTGGAAGCACGACTGGGAGGAGCCGTACCTCGAGTCGACCCGCCACGAGCCGTTCATCAGCCGGTTCTCCGACATCGAGTACATGCTGACCACGCTGGCCGACGAGACCGGTTGCCGCTTCGAGTTCGAGGCGTACGACATCGGGCACCTGTACACGCTGGCGTACTTCGCCGA
- a CDS encoding alpha/beta hydrolase-fold protein, translated as MHDVHAPWGRELRCTLDEHEITSTALHANPLGDPPTRALWVLTPPHVAADQPTPVIYLIQGFTGHIGMWTYRANLRESALERIDAALAEPDHPPVRLVFVDCFTSLGGSQFVDSPAVGAYHTYLCDEVVGFVDDNCPTLAAAAHRGIAGKSSGGYGAMITPMLRPDLFGGLATHAGDALFEACFGGDFRVIARTLRDHYGGSWDVFWEDWRSRPHGTGPEDDTIINAWAMAACWSADPDGTVNLPFDVDTGRIVDDVWQRWLDWDPVRMVPGNADALRGLRAIWIDAGTRDQFWLDLGAMAFREALTDIGVTPTQFGLFDATHSGIEYRYPLAVRHLAERLQP; from the coding sequence ATGCACGACGTCCATGCGCCGTGGGGACGCGAGCTGCGGTGCACCCTCGACGAGCACGAGATCACCAGCACCGCGCTGCACGCCAACCCGCTCGGCGACCCGCCGACCCGTGCGCTGTGGGTCCTGACGCCCCCGCACGTCGCCGCCGACCAGCCGACGCCGGTCATCTACCTGATCCAGGGATTCACCGGTCACATCGGCATGTGGACCTACCGCGCCAACCTGCGCGAGAGCGCGCTCGAGCGCATCGACGCCGCGCTGGCGGAACCCGACCACCCACCGGTCCGACTGGTGTTCGTCGACTGCTTCACATCGCTGGGTGGCAGCCAGTTCGTGGATTCGCCGGCGGTCGGTGCCTACCACACGTACCTGTGCGACGAGGTCGTCGGGTTCGTCGACGACAACTGCCCGACGTTGGCCGCTGCGGCGCACCGCGGGATCGCGGGCAAGTCATCGGGTGGGTACGGCGCGATGATCACACCGATGCTGCGGCCGGACCTGTTCGGTGGGCTGGCGACGCACGCCGGCGACGCGCTGTTCGAGGCGTGCTTCGGCGGTGACTTCCGCGTGATCGCGCGAACGCTGCGCGACCACTACGGCGGATCGTGGGACGTCTTCTGGGAGGACTGGCGCTCCCGCCCGCACGGTACCGGACCCGAGGACGACACGATCATCAACGCGTGGGCGATGGCCGCGTGCTGGTCCGCGGATCCCGACGGGACGGTCAACCTGCCGTTCGACGTCGACACCGGCAGGATCGTCGACGACGTCTGGCAGCGCTGGCTCGACTGGGACCCCGTGCGCATGGTGCCGGGCAACGCAGACGCGCTCCGCGGGTTGCGAGCGATCTGGATCGATGCGGGCACGCGGGACCAGTTCTGGCTCGACCTGGGTGCGATGGCGTTCCGCGAAGCGCTGACCGACATCGGTGTGACACCGACCCAGTTCGGGCTGTTCGACGCCACCCACTCGGGCATCGAGTACCGCTATCCGCTGGCCGTCCGCCACCTGGCCGAGCGCCTGCAGCCCTGA
- a CDS encoding NAD(P)/FAD-dependent oxidoreductase produces MARTPQFRSLIHALQVARQRNLEAAGHPAAVVRPGTMISRRQFLMAGAAAAAATGLTVGSGGTLARAALADDALAQADARIAVVGAGLAGLTAALRLQDLGYQATLYEARDRVGGRCHSVAAGPGYVLDLGGSFVNSDHADMLHLLKRFNLQLFDRIDDAESVPYPTDAFFFGDRRIPEADVADALRLLARQITDDAALLDQNWSKWASKFDALSVTQYLDQHKDKIGAPFARTLMENAIRTEYGVEPRQSSALQLLFLLPVVDGEHVEVLGYSDERYVVEGGVGRLPRAMAAALDVPVRLGRVLTRVEDRMSTYMLTFADGEMIEVDAVIIAIPVSLLKTIDWVVTLPAQFRRYMLDVDLGRNEKTFVGYQHRLWRSPEGFVNGLWTDQGYSAAWDGTQRQDDRNDGALTFFFGGAEVAKRPDADQLVRRFDQIIEGTRPKYTGFHLATDWANEPFTRGAYVNFGPGELTTYGAYFWIENELSVAFRNLVFAGEHFSDLWYGFMNGAAETGRLAANHVVSRMGGRV; encoded by the coding sequence ATGGCACGCACACCGCAGTTCAGGTCGCTGATCCACGCACTGCAGGTGGCACGACAGCGCAATCTCGAGGCCGCCGGGCACCCGGCGGCCGTTGTACGTCCGGGCACAATGATCTCCCGGCGGCAGTTCCTCATGGCCGGTGCGGCCGCAGCCGCCGCGACCGGTCTGACGGTCGGCAGTGGCGGGACGCTCGCACGCGCCGCGCTGGCCGATGACGCCCTGGCACAGGCAGATGCCAGGATCGCCGTCGTTGGCGCGGGCCTCGCCGGCCTCACCGCGGCGCTTCGACTGCAGGACCTCGGGTACCAGGCGACGCTGTACGAGGCCCGGGATCGTGTCGGCGGCCGATGCCACTCGGTTGCAGCCGGCCCCGGCTATGTGCTCGACCTTGGCGGGTCGTTCGTCAACAGCGACCACGCCGACATGCTGCACCTGCTCAAACGGTTCAACCTGCAGCTGTTCGATCGGATCGACGACGCCGAGAGCGTGCCGTATCCGACCGACGCCTTCTTCTTCGGGGACCGTCGGATCCCGGAGGCCGACGTCGCGGACGCGCTCCGCCTACTGGCGAGGCAGATCACCGACGACGCGGCGTTGCTCGACCAGAACTGGAGCAAATGGGCGTCCAAGTTCGACGCGCTCTCCGTCACGCAGTACCTCGATCAGCACAAGGACAAGATCGGCGCACCGTTCGCCCGGACGCTCATGGAGAACGCGATTCGGACCGAGTACGGTGTCGAGCCCCGGCAGTCGTCCGCGCTCCAGTTGCTGTTCCTGCTGCCGGTGGTCGACGGGGAACACGTGGAGGTCCTCGGCTACAGCGACGAGCGGTACGTCGTGGAGGGCGGCGTCGGGCGGCTGCCACGGGCGATGGCCGCGGCCCTCGATGTGCCGGTGCGGCTCGGCCGGGTGCTCACGCGGGTCGAGGACCGCATGTCCACCTACATGCTGACGTTCGCCGACGGTGAGATGATCGAGGTCGACGCCGTGATCATCGCCATCCCCGTCTCGCTGCTGAAGACAATCGACTGGGTCGTCACGCTTCCCGCGCAGTTTCGCCGATACATGCTCGACGTCGACCTGGGGCGCAACGAGAAGACGTTCGTCGGCTACCAGCACAGACTGTGGCGAAGCCCGGAGGGGTTCGTCAACGGCCTGTGGACCGACCAGGGATACTCGGCCGCGTGGGACGGCACACAGCGGCAGGACGACCGCAATGACGGCGCGCTCACGTTCTTCTTCGGCGGCGCAGAGGTGGCGAAGCGACCCGACGCCGACCAGCTGGTGCGCCGCTTCGACCAGATCATCGAGGGCACCAGGCCGAAGTACACCGGGTTCCACCTCGCCACGGACTGGGCCAACGAGCCGTTCACCCGCGGTGCATACGTCAACTTCGGACCTGGCGAGCTGACCACCTACGGCGCGTACTTCTGGATCGAGAACGAGCTCAGCGTGGCGTTCCGCAACCTGGTGTTCGCCGGCGAGCACTTCAGCGACCTGTGGTACGGGTTCATGAACGGGGCGGCCGAGACCGGCCGACTCGCCGCCAACCACGTCGTCAGCCGGATGGGCGGCAGGGTGTAG
- a CDS encoding M15 family metallopeptidase: MARSIAAKVAGVFERLHGARFQIRRMRPVHTYDGVVAAVDDIGGGWGGRWRGLKDDHHFSATGR; this comes from the coding sequence GTGGCGCGGTCGATCGCCGCGAAGGTCGCCGGCGTCTTCGAGCGGCTGCACGGCGCGCGGTTCCAGATCCGCAGGATGCGCCCGGTCCACACCTACGACGGCGTCGTCGCCGCCGTCGACGACATCGGCGGGGGGTGGGGCGGCCGCTGGCGCGGCCTCAAGGACGACCACCACTTCTCAGCCACCGGGCGCTGA
- a CDS encoding IclR family transcriptional regulator, with amino-acid sequence MAQHVQSVLRAFDVLRTLAADDAAVSLADVAERAGLPASTTSRLLTTLESIAVVSRGPSRGTWMPGPGLAALTGPAHSVSHLLGIAHPYLQELVDRFGEDAALAVEDGFDLIYADQAHSPSAVGVPDWTGRRFAPHTVAGGFVIMACWPERKLVDYLARGPAPSTDRTLTNPHAIRARLAEVRRRGYGWASGEWVDGVSAVAAPVLTADGHLLATLNVFGPSFRFPDQRSRDGIGQELREVCARLGRAMAGRARDDGTRRP; translated from the coding sequence GTGGCACAGCACGTCCAGTCGGTGCTGCGGGCGTTCGACGTCCTGCGGACGCTGGCCGCCGACGACGCGGCCGTGTCCCTGGCCGACGTGGCGGAGCGCGCAGGGCTGCCCGCGAGCACGACCAGCCGGCTGCTCACGACGCTCGAGTCGATCGCGGTCGTCAGCCGCGGTCCGAGCCGTGGGACATGGATGCCCGGCCCCGGTCTCGCTGCGCTCACTGGGCCCGCACACTCGGTCTCGCACCTCCTCGGGATCGCCCACCCGTACCTGCAGGAGCTCGTGGACCGGTTCGGCGAGGACGCGGCGCTGGCCGTCGAGGACGGGTTCGACCTGATCTACGCTGACCAGGCACACAGTCCCAGCGCGGTCGGCGTGCCGGACTGGACGGGTCGGCGGTTCGCGCCGCACACGGTCGCCGGCGGCTTCGTCATCATGGCCTGCTGGCCGGAGCGGAAGCTCGTCGACTACCTGGCTCGCGGGCCGGCGCCCTCCACGGATCGCACGCTCACCAATCCACACGCGATCCGCGCGCGACTGGCTGAGGTCCGTCGACGGGGGTACGGCTGGGCGTCAGGTGAGTGGGTCGATGGCGTCAGCGCGGTCGCCGCGCCCGTCCTGACCGCCGACGGGCACCTGCTCGCGACGCTGAACGTGTTCGGCCCCTCGTTCCGCTTCCCCGACCAGCGCAGCCGGGACGGCATCGGACAGGAGCTGCGGGAGGTCTGCGCACGGCTCGGTCGCGCGATGGCGGGCCGAGCGCGCGACGATGGGACCCGCCGGCCGTGA
- a CDS encoding cation-translocating P-type ATPase C-terminal domain-containing protein, translating to MTTALGRHSLANHRLLYALAGVVVLQVAAVHVPFLQSIFDTTALTPGQWGLAAAVAVTVLVVEELRKAVVRAGGGTERD from the coding sequence GTGACCACGGCACTGGGACGGCACAGCCTCGCCAACCACCGCCTGCTGTACGCGCTTGCCGGCGTCGTGGTCCTGCAGGTCGCCGCGGTCCACGTGCCGTTCCTGCAGTCGATCTTCGACACGACGGCGCTCACGCCCGGCCAATGGGGCCTGGCGGCCGCCGTGGCGGTGACGGTCCTCGTCGTCGAGGAGCTGCGGAAGGCGGTCGTTCGGGCGGGCGGTGGGACCGAACGCGACTGA
- a CDS encoding cation-translocating P-type ATPase C-terminal domain-containing protein, with translation MDRPPALALGVDPPDPDVMERPPRDPDAQVLDAGRVGLLLFVGVVMAVGTLGVQANVLGATGDRVLAGTLAFTTFVLYQVVNRSTPATT, from the coding sequence ATGGACAGGCCGCCGGCGCTCGCACTGGGGGTCGACCCGCCGGACCCCGACGTCATGGAACGACCACCGCGCGATCCGGACGCCCAGGTCCTCGACGCGGGTCGGGTCGGTCTGCTGCTGTTCGTTGGTGTGGTCATGGCCGTCGGGACCCTAGGGGTGCAGGCGAACGTCCTGGGCGCGACCGGCGACCGCGTACTCGCGGGCACGCTGGCGTTCACGACGTTCGTCCTCTACCAGGTGGTCAACCGTTCAACGCCCGCGACGACGTGA
- a CDS encoding YceI family protein, translating to MSTTPTVGTEQLPKSGTWHVDTAHTSANFSARHLGMSKVRGRFDTLDGTLTIGDDPTESHVEVTIDASSISTNQPDRDAHLKSADFLDIENHPELTFRSTRVYGDGEDWKMDGELTIRGTTRPVTLDVEFLGVMDNPLGPGRRAAFEATTSITRHDFGLTWEGPQELGGILVGSKVSIDIDAQFITDTGDVQ from the coding sequence ATGAGCACAACGCCGACAGTCGGTACCGAACAGCTCCCGAAGTCGGGAACGTGGCACGTCGACACCGCGCACACGAGCGCGAACTTCTCGGCGCGACACCTGGGCATGTCGAAGGTCCGCGGGCGTTTCGACACGCTCGACGGCACGCTGACGATCGGCGACGATCCCACGGAATCACACGTCGAGGTGACCATCGACGCGTCGAGCATCAGCACCAACCAGCCGGACCGCGACGCCCACCTGAAGTCCGCGGACTTCCTGGACATCGAGAACCACCCTGAGCTGACGTTCCGCAGCACGCGGGTATACGGTGACGGCGAGGACTGGAAGATGGACGGTGAGCTCACCATCCGGGGCACGACGCGGCCGGTCACGCTCGACGTCGAGTTCCTCGGCGTCATGGACAACCCGCTGGGGCCCGGTCGGCGCGCGGCCTTCGAGGCCACCACGTCGATCACGCGCCACGACTTCGGTCTGACCTGGGAGGGGCCGCAGGAGCTGGGCGGCATCCTGGTCGGCAGCAAGGTCAGTATCGACATCGACGCGCAGTTCATCACGGACACCGGCGACGTCCAGTAG
- a CDS encoding aldo/keto reductase has product MQLSVLSFGSWVSFGDQLDVESGAACMEAAYEAGVNFFDNAEVYAGGKSEQIMGDIIANLGWERHSYVISSKFMMGIHGGVNSSHTLNRKYLLEAIEPSLERLGLEHLDLVYCHHPDPDTPIEETVWAMSDIISAGYAHYWGTSEWSADEIRAAYDIADRHHLHKPLMEQPQYNLIVRDRVEVDYARLYEDIGLGLTTWSPLASGWLTGKYIDGVPEGSRATLEGYDWLREYVTDPESNAKVRELRNLADELGCTLAQLSIAWCASHPNVSTVITGASRVDQVHENLEALDVLELLDDDVLERIDDIMA; this is encoded by the coding sequence TTGCAGCTCAGCGTGCTGTCGTTCGGGTCGTGGGTGTCGTTCGGTGACCAGCTCGACGTCGAGTCGGGTGCCGCGTGCATGGAAGCGGCGTACGAGGCGGGCGTCAACTTCTTCGACAACGCCGAGGTCTACGCGGGCGGCAAGTCGGAGCAGATCATGGGCGACATCATCGCCAACCTCGGGTGGGAGCGGCACTCGTACGTGATCTCGTCGAAGTTCATGATGGGCATCCACGGCGGCGTGAACTCCTCCCACACGCTGAACCGCAAGTACCTGCTCGAGGCGATCGAGCCGTCCCTGGAGCGCCTGGGGCTCGAGCACCTCGACCTCGTCTACTGCCACCACCCCGACCCGGATACGCCGATCGAGGAAACGGTCTGGGCGATGAGCGACATCATCAGCGCGGGCTATGCCCACTACTGGGGAACGTCGGAGTGGTCTGCCGACGAGATCCGCGCGGCGTACGACATCGCCGACCGCCACCACCTGCACAAGCCGCTCATGGAGCAGCCCCAGTACAACCTGATCGTCCGCGACAGGGTCGAGGTCGACTACGCGCGGCTGTACGAGGACATCGGGCTCGGGCTGACGACGTGGAGTCCGCTGGCGTCCGGGTGGCTGACCGGCAAGTACATCGACGGGGTGCCCGAGGGCAGCCGTGCGACGCTGGAGGGCTACGACTGGCTACGCGAGTACGTGACCGACCCCGAGTCCAACGCCAAGGTCCGGGAGCTGCGGAATCTCGCCGACGAACTCGGCTGCACGTTGGCGCAGCTGTCGATCGCGTGGTGCGCGTCGCATCCGAACGTATCGACCGTGATAACCGGCGCGAGCCGCGTCGATCAAGTCCACGAGAACCTCGAGGCACTCGACGTGCTCGAGCTGCTCGACGACGACGTGCTCGAGCGCATCGACGACATCATGGCCTGA
- a CDS encoding GNAT family N-acetyltransferase, with product MLIEEVQQEYVARYGGRDETPVADDEFAPPGGAFVVVLVDGTPIGCGGLRRHDDDVVEIKHRYVRRAHRRNGHGRRLPDALEERARALGYARVILETGTAQPEALALYASAGYTPIAPYSHHRCSPRSRCSAKDL from the coding sequence GTGCTGATTGAGGAGGTGCAGCAGGAATACGTCGCGCGCTACGGAGGCCGTGACGAGACGCCCGTCGCCGACGATGAGTTCGCCCCACCGGGGGGTGCCTTCGTGGTGGTTCTCGTCGACGGCACGCCGATCGGCTGCGGTGGTCTGCGCCGCCACGACGACGATGTCGTGGAGATCAAGCACAGGTACGTCCGCCGCGCGCACCGCCGGAACGGGCACGGTCGGCGGCTGCCCGACGCGCTCGAGGAGCGCGCCCGCGCTCTGGGCTACGCCCGTGTCATCCTCGAGACGGGCACGGCCCAACCCGAGGCGCTCGCCCTGTACGCCAGCGCCGGGTACACACCCATCGCGCCGTACAGCCACCATCGCTGCTCACCACGGTCACGCTGCTCCGCCAAGGACCTGTGA